The genomic DNA GCAATCTTACCGGTTGTGCCCTGGTTTCCGGGCCGGGCGCCTATTCTGGCGGGAATATCTGCTTCACCCCCACCGTCAGTGGCATATATACTTTTATAATCGAAGCCACCGATGCCTGTGCCGCGACTGATCGTGATACGGTCATGATAACGGTCACATTGAATTCCCCGCCAGTTTGCAATCTGCCGCCGGATACCAATAAATTCTTCCAATGCTCCCCCAGCCTGGTATCCTTGCCGGTTAGCGGCAGCGACACCGATGGCAATTTCGACCACTGTGAAATTGTCAGCGGACCGGGCTCCCTGTCAGGGGGCAATTGGACCTATACTCCTTCCGGAGACGAATTCCGCAAAGTGGTCATCCGCTGCCTCGACGCCTGCGGGCTGAGCTGTATTGACTCATTCTTCGTGCAGTTTGATGTCAATTTCGCGCCGGTTGCCAATGCCGGAGCCGACCAGAATCTTTTCCAGTGCGTCCCGGCCGAAATCTGCTGGAATGCCGGCGCGTCCGACCCGGATAATAATATTACCTCGGTCGCGCTGGTCAGCGGAACCGGAACCTTTAACGGCTCGCAAATCTGCTTCACTCCCTCCAACAGTGGCACTTACACCTTTATACTCGAGGCGACCGATGCCTGCGGTGTCAAGGATGGAGATACCGCCATGGTTACGGTCAACTTCAATCGCGCCCCGGTTGTAATCGGTCCACCGGATTACACCCTCTTCTTTGACTACACCGATCAGTTCTGTTTCGATATCACCGTATCGGACCAGGATAACAATCTCAGCTCCGTGGTGGTCTCGCCGGTCGGCACATACAATTCGACCACTGGGCGGATTTGTGTCGATATCGACTCCATCGGCACCTATTGTCTGACCATTACCGCCACTGACGTCTGCGGCGCTATTGACGTCGATACCGTTTGCATTGAGATTCAGCTTGATGAATGCGTCCATGTGCAAATTGAAAAAGTGCATAATGTCCTCCAGGGACATCACAAACTGGTGAATATCATTCTCAACGGTTCCGGCAAAGCGCTGGGCGGATTTGATTTTCTTATTGCCTATGACAATTCCGCCCTCAACCCCGGCGTGGTGCTGCCGGGAGCGTTGTTGACCGAATGCGCCTGGGAATATTTTACCTACCGCTTTGGCTATTCCGGACAGTGCACCGGATGTCCTTCGGGATTGCTTCGGGTGGTTGCCCTTGCCGAAACCAACAACGGCGCCTATCATCCCGACTGCTATCTCAATGGCCGTGTCGGCGCTATGGCATCTATCGATTTCCTGGTGAGTAACGACCGCAATCTGGAGTGCCAGTTTGTCCCGATTCGGTTTTTCTGGTTAGACTGCGGCGATAACAGCATCGCCTCCCCCAGCGGCGACACCCTCTGGATTTCCCGCGATGTTTTCGATTTCCAGATGAACAACATCACCGATTACAACGACCGCTTCCCCACCTTCCTGGGCGCTCCCGACAGCTGCCTGGTCGGCGGCGGACCGGACAAGCCGGCTCCGATAAGATGTATCGATTTCATTAATGGCGGCGTTGATATCATCTGCGCCGACAGCATTGACGCCCGGGGCGATGTTAACCTGAATGGCGTTCCCCACGAGATCGGCGATGCCGTGGTCTTCACCAACTATTTCATTTACGGTCTTGGCGCTTTTACTGTCAACCTGGAAGGGCAGATTGCCGCAACCGAAATCAATGGAGACGGCATTACTCTTTCCGTTGCGGACCTGGTGTACCTGGTGCGGGTAATTGTCGGTGATGCCCAGCCTCTGGCAAAACCGGGACCTGAGGCTTTCGCTCGTTTCCATACCGAGGCGAAAGTGGTGAAGGCGCAAACCAACACCAGCATCGGCGCCCTTCTGATGATATTTGACGGTGAAGCCCGCCCCACCCTGGGACCGGCCGCCAGCGGAATGGAAATGAAATATATTTATCGTGACGGTATCACCCGTGTTCTTATTTACAGCTTCGAGCGGGGCAAGGCTATCGGCAGTGGCGATATTCTCAGTTACGATGGCGCCGCCGAGCTGGTTGCCATTGATGCCGCCGACTATTATGGCTCAGTCCTGAAAGCCAATGCTGAGAACTTCATCCCGACTGAATATGCCCTGGACCAGAATTATCCTAATCCATTTAATCCTAAGACGATAATCGAATTTGCCCTGCCCAGCGCCGGAGAATGGACTTTGGAGATTTTCAATATTCTGGGACAGAAAGTTGAAACCTGGCAGCGATTCAGTGAAGCCGGTTATCAGCGGGTCGAGTGGGACGCTGAGGGATATGCCTCTGGCGTATATCTCTATCGCCTCTCCGCCGGCGATTATGTCGCCAGCAGAAAGATGATAATCCTCAAGTAAGAGGGGAACTTACATAGATGGTATGGAGACGGCGGGATAGATTTCCCGCCGTTTCATTTGGCGCAGACTTGCGCCGACCGCGCCCGGAAGGGCTTATTTGCCTTGACAATCAGCCATATTGCTCTATATTTTTAAAGTGAGAAGTCGGCTGCATCAGATTGTCCCTTTCCGTTCCCCTGTTTCACTCAATTTATCAGAATTTGAGGTTCCAGCAATTTCAGCCTGCGCCGTCATCCTAAAGTCAATCCAAGCGATATCAATAACCTGAACATCCTGGGAGCACACCTATGAGAATTATCCTCAATTTACTGCTAACCTTCGCGCTAATAAGCGGCGGCGCTTCCGCCGGCGACCTGTATAAAGTGCTGGTTGAAAATGATGCCGACGCTCTCGCCCTGCGTCAGGCCGGCGCCGAGCCGGTTATACGGCTGAATGACGGGTATCTGGTAATAGCCGCGCATGACGTCGCCGAACAGATGACCTCCTCCGGACTCTCCGTCACCCTGGTGGCAACCAATATGGACCGCAGCCAGCTCGGCCTGGACAACCGTCTCGACCGACTCAATACCGCGAATTTTCCTTTGATATATGAAGAAGGGGACCTGCGAATATACCGAATCGAACCGTCGCCGGAACCACCGGCCCAGATTGCCCCGATTCTGACGGAAAAAATCGACATTGATTTCCAAACCTCAGGTTCCGTCGACATTTCTCGGCTGCAGGCGGAAATTTCTCTGGATTCTCTGATTGGCCTGGTCAGTCAGGACTCCCTCTTCTCGTACACCTCTCGACTCCAGGCTTTCTATCGCCGTTATATCGGCACCGATTCCAACCGGGCCGCCGCAAACTGGATTATGGGGAAATTCCAGGAGTTCGGATATGATTCCGTTGTGCTGGATAGTTTTTACATATCCTCTTATTCCGTCTGGGCGCACAATGTCCTCTGCTATAAGATTGGCGCCACCGACCCCCTGCATCAGATTATCATCGGGGCGCATCGTGACGCCGTCTCCAATTCTCCCGGCGCCGATGACAACGGCTCCGGCACCGCCGGAGTCATCGAAATGGCGCGTGTTCTTGCCAATCTCGATACCAAAATGACTTTCATCTTTGCTTTATTCGATGCCGAAGAACAGGGACTGCTCGGTTCCTGGAATTATGCCAATGCCGCCAAGGCGCGCGGCGACAGCATTGTCTATATGTTTAATATGGATATGATTGCCCATTTCAACAACAGCACCCAGGCTAAACTCTATCATGGACCGGTCACCACTTACACCGTCCTGTGGCAGTCGCTGGCGGACTCGCTGGCAGGTATCACCGGAGTGCTCAGCGGTTCCTCGGGCGGCTCCGACCATTATCCCTTCATTCAAAACGGCTATCAGGCGACCTTTGCCCATGAATATAACTTCTCCACCGTGTACCATTCGCCGCGTGACAGCACCAATTACATGAATTTTGAATATATGACCCGGATGGTTAAGGCATCCCTGGCGACGGTCTACACGGTGAATAATATCTATGCCCCGGTTGGCGCCGTTATGTTTTCTTACCCTCTTGGCGTTCCTTCCATAATCCCGCCGAATCAGCCCGCTACCTTTGAAGTTGTTGCGACCGGAACTTACGGAACCGAACCGCTTCCCGGCAGCGGCCGTCTGCATTATTCGCTGAATCAGGGAGCTTTTATCGATGTAGCAATGGTGGAGTTGTCGCCAAATCATTACCAGGCGGCGATTCCGGCGCAGGATTGCTTTACTAAAATCGATTTTTATGTGGAAGCGCGCGACACTGAAAATAATATATATCTTGATCCCGATCCGGTTGAGCCAAATCATGCCGTCGTCGCCGAAGCCTCTCTTACCATATTCGAAGATAATTTTCAGACGCACAAAGGCTGGACCGTCAGCGGCACCGCCAGCGCCGGACACTGGCAGCGCGGTATTCCCCTTGGCGACGGAGTTCGGGGCGACCCGACCGCCGATTTTGACGGCTCCGGATTTTGTTATCTTACTGGAAACGCCTCGGGCGACTCTGATATCGATAACGGCAATACGCAGCTGACCTCCCCCTCATTCAATCTGAGTGGAGTCAATGACGCTTTAATAAGTTATGCCCGGTGGTACTCCAATAATGCCGGTAATGACCCCTTTAATGACGTCATGATTATCTATATTTCCAATGATAACGGCGCCAACTGGACAGTGGCAGAAACGGTAGGACCGTCCGTTCAGGCATCCGGCGGATGGTACACCCATTCCTTCTGGGCTTCCAACTTTGTCTCGCCCACGGCAAATATGAGAATCCGCTTTGAAGCCTCCGATTACGGGCTCGGCTCCGTGGTCGAAGCCGGCATCGATGCCGTCTCGATTCTCACATTCGAATGCGCCTCGTTTGTCTGCGGAGATGCCAATGGAAGCGGCGCCGTGAATATTCTCGATGCCACCTTCATTATCAATTATCTCTACAAATCGGGCGCAGCCCCTTCACCATTGGAAGCGGCCGATGCCAATGGAAACGGCTCAATAAATATTCTTGATGCCACATATATTCTAACCCATCTGTACAAGTCGGGACCGGAGCCGATCTGCCCTTGAATAGTTATTTAAAGAGTCCTCGAAACGCGGGAGAACCACTCCCGCGTTTTTTATCTTCACCTTACTGGAATTAATATATACTTTTTGCGTAAGGGCAGCCGTCGCCTATAGACGGCATTTTTTGGCTTTTTTGACAACATTCTGCCGACCGACAATAACACGGTTTGTATTACATTGAATAATAACATATTATGACATCTTTATGAAGTAATAATTCCAGGCTTTAGAGGCCTTGGCGCATAAATACGAGTAAAATAGGGGGATTTTGTCACAACTTAAATGAGAATTATTTCACAAAGTACTCCGATTTTTGTTGCCTTCCGCCGATGGATATATTAGACTTCTTGGTAGAAATTTGAATAATTCTGCCTTGAGGAAAATGACTATGTTTGTCCATTGTCCCGCACCGAGGCGTTTCCTTTCTCCCCTCTTTCCAATGAGGAATCTTATATGAATAATTCGGCTACGAACAATTTTCCGCCCAGGCTTATTAGAGCGGACGATTTTGAGCATCTGCTGAAAGCGCTGGGCGCCGGCGGTTACAAAATACAGGCTCCGGTCATCCGCGACCAGGCGATTGTTATTGATGAAATAAGGTCTGCCGGAGAACTTCCGGTCGGATGGCGCGAGGAGCAAGACCGGGGATATTATCGAATCAAAAAACGGGCGGATAATTCTTATTTTGGGTACCTGGTCGGCGCGCATTCCTGGAAGAAATTTCTGTTTCCACCTTCCGTCCCCATTCTGGAGGCAAAACGAACCGGCAATGGCTTCCAGTTTTCGGCCACTAATGATACGCTGCCGCCAACGGCTTTCCTGGGGATGCGCCCCTGCGACCTGAAAGCGCTGGAGATTCTTGACCGGGTTCTGTTAGGGAGTGAATATCTCGACCCGATATATCAGAAACGGCGGCAACAGATTTTCATTGTGGCGGTCAATTGCACCGAGCCGGGGGGAAACTGCTTCTGCGCTTCTATGGATTCCGGACCCAAAGCTGCCACCGGTTATGACATTGTTTTAACCGAGTTAATTGATGCCAGCCGGCACAATTTCCTGGCGCAGGCCGGGACCGAAAAAGGCAATCAAATACTGCAACAGGTACCCTCGGAGAAGGCATCGCTTGACATTCTTAAAATGTCGGATGAAGCGGTACAGGCGGCGGCGCGCAAGATGTCCAGGAGAATTGACACTGCCGGCATCAAAGAAGTGCTCTATGCCAACGCGGAGCATCCCCGATGGGAAGAGGTGGCGAAACGGTGCCTTTCCTGCGCCAACTGCACGCTCGTCTGCCCCACCTGTTTCTGCGCCAGCATTGATGACTATACCGACCTTACCGGTGAGACGGCAACGCGTGTCCGGCGCTGGGACTCCTGTTTCACCCTCGACCATTCCTATATTCATGGCGGGAGCATTCGTCCTTCCGTGAAATCGCGCTACCGTCAATGGCTGACTCATAAACTGGCGGCATGGCATGACCAGTTCGGAAGTTCCGGCTGTGTCGGTTGTGGCCGCTGTATCACCTGGTGTCCCTCCGGAATTGATATAACAGAAGAAACCGCGGCTATTCGGAGCGGCGCTATTAAAGCGAAAGCAATTTGAACAAGGAGTCATAAATGGAGACTTTAGAACCTATTCTGGCACAGCATCCGTTTCTTAAAGGGCTTGACCCCAAATATCTGAAGTTGATTGTGGGCTGCGCCTCAAATGTAGTCTTCCAGGCGGGAGAATTTATTTTCCGAACCGGCGAAAACGCCGACCATTTTTACATTGTCCGTCAGGGGAAAGTTGTTATCGAAACTTACTCTCCGGTAAAAGGACCGATCACTATTCATACCCGTCAGCAGGGGGAAGTGCTCGGCTGGTCCTGGCTGGTGCCGCCGTACAAATGGCATTTTGACGCCCGGGCGCTGGAACTGACCCGCGCCATCGCGCTTGACGGCAAATGTCTGCGCACCAAACTGGAAGAAGACCACGACCTGGGATACGAACTTATGAAACGTTTTACCCTAATAATTGCCGAACGGCTGGAGGCGACAAGACTTCAATTGTTGGATATCTATGGCGACAACTCTTGAAAAAATCAAGAACGGTTTAGACCGCTCGCAGCCCTGGATGCCGGCGCTCTTTCGGGTGGAAAGAATCCGCAAAGAGACGTATGACACCTTCACTTTCGACCTGGAGACATCTGACGGCAATGGGCTGTCCTTTCAACCCGGGCAGTTCAATATGCTCTATATCTATGGCGTAGGTGAAGTGCCGATTTCCATCAGCGGCGACCCCGGCAATACCAGAACCCTGGTGCATACCATTCGCGCGGTCGGGACCGTCACAAAAAATATGCGGCAACTCAAGCGCGGCGACCTGGTAGGAGTGCGCGGACCGTTCGGACGTCCCTGGCCCGTGGCAGAAGCCAAAGGGCATGACATAATAATCGTCGCCGGAGGTATCGGCCTGGCGCCGCTTCGCCCCGTTATTTATCATCTCCTCGCTCATCGCGAGCAGTACGGAAAGATTATTCTTCAATACGGAGCGCGCACGCCTGACGACATTCTCTTTCGCCAGGAACTGGAAACCTGGCGCGCCCGCTTTGACTTTGATGTTCAGGTGACCGTTGACCGCTCCACCGGTGCCTGGCAGGGGAATGTCGGCGTGGTTACATTGCTGATTCCCAAAGCCACTTTTGACCCTATGCATACCATTGCCATGGTTTGCGGCCCGGAAATCATGATGCGCTTTACCGTTCTGGAACTCCTGAAGCGCGACCTGACCGAGGAAAACATCTATATATCCGGGGAGCGCAACATGAAATGCGGCATAGGCCACTGCGGACATTGTCAGTTCGGGCATCTTTTTGTCTGCAAAGATGGTCCCGTTTTCAGATATAGCGAAACGGCGGATTTATTCAAGAAAAGAGAAATCTGATATGATTCATAAAAAGAAACCGAAATTGGCCGTTTGGAAGTTTGCCTCGTGCGACGGTTGTCAGCTGAGCCTTCTTGATTGCGAGGAGGAACTTCTGGCAGTCGCCGGCGCTGTGGAGATTGCGAATTTCCCGGAAGCCTCGCGCGCCGTGGTGGGTCGCACTTATGACCTCTCTTTGGTGGAGGGCTCCATCACGACACCGCACGACGCGGAGCGGATTCATAAAGTCCGCCGCGCTTCCAAATTTCTGGTCACCATCGGAGCCTGCGCCACCTCGGGCGGCATTCAAGCCCTGCGCAATTTCAAAGATGTCAAAGAATTCACCGCCCTGGTTTATGCCACCCCCGCCTATATCGATACGCTCAACAAGTCAACCCCCATTTCCGACCACGTTGCGGTCGATTTTGAATTGCGGGGCTGTCCCATAAACAAGTACCAACTGGTGGAGGTCTTAAGCGCCTTTCTCAACGGGCGCAAACCGGTCACTCCTAAACATAGCGTCTGCATCGAATGCAAATTGAAAGGGAATGTCTGTGTCATGGTAGCGCAAGGCATCCCCTGTCTTGGTCCCGTGACTCACGCCGGCTGCGGCTCTATCTGTCCCTCTTATCTGCGCGGATGTTACGGCTGCTTCGGTCCCAAAGAGACTCCCAACACGTCCGCTCTCTCCACACAATGGGAAAAGCTGGGCTGTTCTCCGCTTAATATTAAGCGGGCTTTCCGTGGATTTAACGCCTTTGCCGATGCCTTCCGGAAGGAGAGTGAGCTGTATGAGAAGTAGAACCATCAAAGTCGATATGCTGGCGCGGGTGGAAGGTGAAGGGGGATTGTTCGTAAAAATCAAGAACCGCACTGTGGTCGATGTCAAACTGCGGATTTTTGAGCCGCCCCGTTTCTTTGAAGCCTTTCTGCGTGACCGCGATTTCCGGGAAGCGCCCGATATTACCGCCCGCATTTGCGGCATCTGTCCTATCGCCTATCAGATGAGCTCCATCCATGCCATGGAAAACGCCTGTGGAGTCAAGATAGAGGGGACATTGCGCGAACTGCGGCGGCTGCTTTACTGCGGCGAATGGATTGAAAGCCACGCCCTCCATATCTACCTTCTCCACGCCCCCGACTTTCTCGGATATGAAGACGCCATCAGAATGGCAAGAGATTATCCTGATGCCGTCAAACAGGGACTCAAATTGAAAAAAATCGGAAATGACCTGGTCGCACTTCTTGGTGGCAGGGAGATTCATCCGATTAACGCCCGCGTCGGTGGATTTTACAAAGCTCCCACCAAAAAAGAATTGACCGCGCTGGTCGAACCGCTCAAGTGGGCGAAAGATGCCGCCGTGGAGACGGTCAAATTAGTGGCGACATTCAATTACCCTCAGTTCGAGCAGGACTATGAATTCGTGGCGCTGCGTCATCCCGATGAATATCCTCTCTGCGAAGGACGACTCGTTTCCAACCGGGGACTGGATATTGATATTGCCGATTATGAGAAACATTTTGAAGAGCAGCACGTTGAGCATTCCACATCTCTGCATTCCGTTCATATCGGAAGCGGCGCTTATTATGTCGGTCCCCTTGCCCGCTACAATCTCAATCAGGACCGTCTCACTCCGGCCGCCCGGAAAGCGGCAGACGAAGTCAAACTAGGAGCCTTTTGTAATAATCCCTTCAAGAGTATTATAGTCCGGGCGGTGGAAACCGTTTTTGCTTGCGAGGAGGCGCTTCGAATCATCAATGAATATGAACCGCCGGAAAACTCATATCAGGAGGTTGTCCCGCATGCCGGTGTTGGCTATGGTTGCACTGAAGCCCCCCGCGGTATTCTCTATCACCGCTATCGCATCGATGATAGCGGCAATATAAAAGACGCCAAAATCGTCCCCCCTACATCTCAGAATCAGAAAATAATCGAAGCTGACCTGTATCAGTTCGTTAAGGACAATATGGCTCTGTCCAATGACAAACTAACCTGGCTTTGCGAACAGGCGGTGCGCAATTATGACCCCTGTATCTCCTGTTCCTGCCATTTCTTGAAGCTCCATATTGAGCAGCTGTGACACTTATGACCGCCAGTATAGCCAAAGGGCGAAACACCCCCCGCTTGCTCGTTATCGGAGTCGGAAACGAATTCCGCTCCGATGACGGGGTTGGTCTCCGAATTGCGCGGGAACTGACTTCGCTGCTGCCGCCGGATACCAAGATTATCCAGGGTTCAGGTGAAGGCGCCTCACTGATTGAAAGCTGGAACGGCTTTGATATCGTGATAATTATTGATGCCGTCAAATCGGGAGCGCTACCGGGGAGAATTCATCGCATTGACGCCTCAGCCAGAACCGTTCCGGTCAATTTCTTTAATTACTCTTCACACGCTTTTAGTGTCGCCGAGGCCATCGAAGTATCCCGCGCCCTGGGGTCGCTCCCCTCTGCCCTCATTATTTATGGCATCGAAGGAAAATCTTTTTCCAACGGCACGGAGCTGACCCCCGAGGTTCTCCAGAGCGCCGGCGAAGTTAAGAAGTTGATTCTGGATGAGATTAAGACCTTAACTGCGAAGGTTGCGGTGACCAAATGAGCCCTTCGGAGACTAAAAGCATAACCGGACAATCGCTGTCTTCTCCAGAATTAAAGCGAATCCGCGTACTAATCCGCGGAGCGGTGCAGGGAGTCGGTTTTCGCCCTTTTGTCTTTAGACTGGCAAAAGAACTGGGGCTCCGCGGCTGGGTAAGCAATGACGCCGCCGGCGTTACCATTGAAGTTGAAGCCGATTCGAAGAGTTTGGATAAGTTTCTCTCTCTTCTTGAGAGTCTGCCTCCACCCCGTTCTCATATAAGCAGTCTGGAGTTTTCATGTCTTGCTGCAGTCGGATATGACGAATTCAGAATTCGCGAAAGTAACGGCGCCGGCGCCAGGAGCGCTCTGGTTATGGCTGATATCGCAACCTGTCCCGATTGTCTGCAAGAGATATTTGACCCCGCCAATCGCCGCTACCATTACCCTTTCACCAATTGCACCAACTGCGGACCCCGCTATACCATTATTACTGCGCTCCCTTACGACAGAGACAATACCTCGATGAGGCCGTTTGTAATGTGCCCGGAATGCCGGCAAGAGTATGAGAATCCCGAAGACCGCCGCTTTCATGCGCAGCCGAATGCCTGCCCCGTCTGCGGTCCCAAACTGCAGCTCCTTGACAGCGCTGCGCGAACTATTACGAGTACGGGTGAACCGCTTATCGCCGCGGCGGAGTTGATCAAAAATGGGGAGATTCTTGCCATCAAAGGTTTGGGCGGTTTTCATCTGATAGTTGACGC from Candidatus Zixiibacteriota bacterium includes the following:
- a CDS encoding cyclic nucleotide-binding domain-containing protein — protein: METLEPILAQHPFLKGLDPKYLKLIVGCASNVVFQAGEFIFRTGENADHFYIVRQGKVVIETYSPVKGPITIHTRQQGEVLGWSWLVPPYKWHFDARALELTRAIALDGKCLRTKLEEDHDLGYELMKRFTLIIAERLEATRLQLLDIYGDNS
- a CDS encoding FAD/NAD(P)-binding protein; the protein is MATTLEKIKNGLDRSQPWMPALFRVERIRKETYDTFTFDLETSDGNGLSFQPGQFNMLYIYGVGEVPISISGDPGNTRTLVHTIRAVGTVTKNMRQLKRGDLVGVRGPFGRPWPVAEAKGHDIIIVAGGIGLAPLRPVIYHLLAHREQYGKIILQYGARTPDDILFRQELETWRARFDFDVQVTVDRSTGAWQGNVGVVTLLIPKATFDPMHTIAMVCGPEIMMRFTVLELLKRDLTEENIYISGERNMKCGIGHCGHCQFGHLFVCKDGPVFRYSETADLFKKREI
- a CDS encoding oxidoreductase, which codes for MIHKKKPKLAVWKFASCDGCQLSLLDCEEELLAVAGAVEIANFPEASRAVVGRTYDLSLVEGSITTPHDAERIHKVRRASKFLVTIGACATSGGIQALRNFKDVKEFTALVYATPAYIDTLNKSTPISDHVAVDFELRGCPINKYQLVEVLSAFLNGRKPVTPKHSVCIECKLKGNVCVMVAQGIPCLGPVTHAGCGSICPSYLRGCYGCFGPKETPNTSALSTQWEKLGCSPLNIKRAFRGFNAFADAFRKESELYEK
- a CDS encoding hydrogenase maturation protease; translation: MTASIAKGRNTPRLLVIGVGNEFRSDDGVGLRIARELTSLLPPDTKIIQGSGEGASLIESWNGFDIVIIIDAVKSGALPGRIHRIDASARTVPVNFFNYSSHAFSVAEAIEVSRALGSLPSALIIYGIEGKSFSNGTELTPEVLQSAGEVKKLILDEIKTLTAKVAVTK
- a CDS encoding 4Fe-4S dicluster domain-containing protein; this encodes MNNSATNNFPPRLIRADDFEHLLKALGAGGYKIQAPVIRDQAIVIDEIRSAGELPVGWREEQDRGYYRIKKRADNSYFGYLVGAHSWKKFLFPPSVPILEAKRTGNGFQFSATNDTLPPTAFLGMRPCDLKALEILDRVLLGSEYLDPIYQKRRQQIFIVAVNCTEPGGNCFCASMDSGPKAATGYDIVLTELIDASRHNFLAQAGTEKGNQILQQVPSEKASLDILKMSDEAVQAAARKMSRRIDTAGIKEVLYANAEHPRWEEVAKRCLSCANCTLVCPTCFCASIDDYTDLTGETATRVRRWDSCFTLDHSYIHGGSIRPSVKSRYRQWLTHKLAAWHDQFGSSGCVGCGRCITWCPSGIDITEETAAIRSGAIKAKAI
- a CDS encoding Ni/Fe hydrogenase subunit alpha, whose product is MRSRTIKVDMLARVEGEGGLFVKIKNRTVVDVKLRIFEPPRFFEAFLRDRDFREAPDITARICGICPIAYQMSSIHAMENACGVKIEGTLRELRRLLYCGEWIESHALHIYLLHAPDFLGYEDAIRMARDYPDAVKQGLKLKKIGNDLVALLGGREIHPINARVGGFYKAPTKKELTALVEPLKWAKDAAVETVKLVATFNYPQFEQDYEFVALRHPDEYPLCEGRLVSNRGLDIDIADYEKHFEEQHVEHSTSLHSVHIGSGAYYVGPLARYNLNQDRLTPAARKAADEVKLGAFCNNPFKSIIVRAVETVFACEEALRIINEYEPPENSYQEVVPHAGVGYGCTEAPRGILYHRYRIDDSGNIKDAKIVPPTSQNQKIIEADLYQFVKDNMALSNDKLTWLCEQAVRNYDPCISCSCHFLKLHIEQL
- a CDS encoding M28 family peptidase, translated to MRIILNLLLTFALISGGASAGDLYKVLVENDADALALRQAGAEPVIRLNDGYLVIAAHDVAEQMTSSGLSVTLVATNMDRSQLGLDNRLDRLNTANFPLIYEEGDLRIYRIEPSPEPPAQIAPILTEKIDIDFQTSGSVDISRLQAEISLDSLIGLVSQDSLFSYTSRLQAFYRRYIGTDSNRAAANWIMGKFQEFGYDSVVLDSFYISSYSVWAHNVLCYKIGATDPLHQIIIGAHRDAVSNSPGADDNGSGTAGVIEMARVLANLDTKMTFIFALFDAEEQGLLGSWNYANAAKARGDSIVYMFNMDMIAHFNNSTQAKLYHGPVTTYTVLWQSLADSLAGITGVLSGSSGGSDHYPFIQNGYQATFAHEYNFSTVYHSPRDSTNYMNFEYMTRMVKASLATVYTVNNIYAPVGAVMFSYPLGVPSIIPPNQPATFEVVATGTYGTEPLPGSGRLHYSLNQGAFIDVAMVELSPNHYQAAIPAQDCFTKIDFYVEARDTENNIYLDPDPVEPNHAVVAEASLTIFEDNFQTHKGWTVSGTASAGHWQRGIPLGDGVRGDPTADFDGSGFCYLTGNASGDSDIDNGNTQLTSPSFNLSGVNDALISYARWYSNNAGNDPFNDVMIIYISNDNGANWTVAETVGPSVQASGGWYTHSFWASNFVSPTANMRIRFEASDYGLGSVVEAGIDAVSILTFECASFVCGDANGSGAVNILDATFIINYLYKSGAAPSPLEAADANGNGSINILDATYILTHLYKSGPEPICP